Below is a window of Candidatus Neomarinimicrobiota bacterium DNA.
AGCCAGACCGCCATGATTCGTTCCAACCCATTTAAGCCCATCTTCGTCAATGGCGATCGCGCTTACTGCACCAGAAGGCAGGTCAGAATTGGCACTACTGAAAAGTGTAAAGCTGCTCCCATCAAATGATACCAAGCCAGATGGATTATTGTTACCTCCAGAAACCCCCATCCAAATGACACCATTATCCTCAATGGTAATATCCCTTACATTCTGATTTGGCAATCCAGAGTTATTTGTTGTGTACGTTGTCCAGGTATTTCCTACAATGGATACCAATCCACTTCCCGTACCAATCCATTTTGTCCCCTCATAATCCACAGCAGTTGAAAAGACAAAGTCACTTGGCAAGATCGAGCTTGCTTCAGTGTATGTCGTCCAGTCGCTCCCATCATAGCTGACTAATCCCCCAATAGTCCCGAGCCACTTCGTTCCTTCAGAATCGATGGCCACTGATATAATACTATTATTATGTATACCTGAATTTGAAGTGGAGTATTCATCCCAAATGTCACCAGCTAAAGTATTTAATCCACGTTCTGTTCCGATCCACTTGGTTCCTTCAGAATCAATTGTTATTGAATACACTAGATTTGAGGATAACCCAGAGTTTGAAATCGCATGGTGAATCCAATTGGTACCATCGAAGGTTACCAAACCATCGCCAGTGCTAAACCATATGGTACCACTTGCATCAATGGCAATATTATCTACCGTGACATAAGGCAGCTCAGGATTTGAAGTATCATAAATGACCCAGCTCGTATCTGAAAAAGATGTTAGTTTATCGCATGTCCCAATCCATTTTGTCCCATCCTCAGCTATGGCTATTGACTTGACCCAGTTGTCGGGTAATCCTGAATTTAAAGTATCATAATTCGTCCACGTGCTATCATCATAAGCAAATAGGCCACCACTTAGATTCCCTATCCACTTGACACCATTTGAATCGATAGCAACTGAAGAAAAAGCTGAGTGCCAACCATCCCACGGCTCATCTTCAAAGTGTTCTGTCCAGTTACCACCATCAAAAGAAAGAAGAAGACCATATTGGTAAGGCGAAGGGGGACCACCAATTCCTCCCCCCTCCCGGTACATTACTATCAACCAGACTACTCCGCTACTATCAAC
It encodes the following:
- a CDS encoding FlgD immunoglobulin-like domain containing protein; the protein is MQSKIISSVTAGIIMLLAVLLPYTCVLGQNAEWINYTNGDWITSIATEGEVIWIGTMQAGLVRIDNANEETIFITRSNSGLPSDEINSITIDEDGVKWIGTNAGLASWDGITWTVYDTSNSEIPYNEVQAIAIDSDGTKWIGSHRFLSSFDGFDWNTYDHDRLATRVASISVDSSGVVWLIVMYREGGGIGGPPSPYQYGLLLSFDGGNWTEHFEDEPWDGWHSAFSSVAIDSNGVKWIGNLSGGLFAYDDSTWTNYDTLNSGLPDNWVKSIAIAEDGTKWIGTCDKLTSFSDTSWVIYDTSNPELPYVTVDNIAIDASGTIWFSTGDGLVTFDGTNWIHHAISNSGLSSNLVYSITIDSEGTKWIGTERGLNTLAGDIWDEYSTSNSGIHNNSIISVAIDSEGTKWLGTIGGLVSYDGSDWTTYTEASSILPSDFVFSTAVDYEGTKWIGTGSGLVSIVGNTWTTYTTNNSGLPNQNVRDITIEDNGVIWMGVSGGNNNPSGLVSFDGSSFTLFSSANSDLPSGAVSAIAIDEDGLKWVGTNHGGLASFDGTNWEVYDTSNSGLPSDDISAIAIESDGIKWIGTYAGLVSFSGDTWVHYNTENSGILSHDILCIKIDSLGAKWIGTTSGISVFNQGGFVAISSPDQQSTIPSECNLNQNYPNPFNPSTTIHYGLPEASRVALVIYDVRGNVVQTLETGTQPAGWYDVVWNGQNTDGKIMSTGVYFARLQAGAYSQTIKMVYLR